The Ramlibacter algicola genome segment GGCGACCTTTTTCTATCCCGCCGAACTGGTCGGCCACAAGAACCACGCCACGCTGGTCCAGGCCTGGTCCCTGCTGCAGGACCGCGGCTGCACGGCGCGTCTGCAGCTCACGCTGCGTCCCGAGGAAGAGGAGCTGCTCGCCCGCGAGTGCCCGCAGCTGCGCTCGTTGGCGGCCGTCACCAACCTCGGGCGCCTGACCCGCGCGCAGGTGCTCGACACGATGCGCGGCAGCAGCGCCTTGTTGTTCGCGTCGCGCGCGGAAACCTTCGGCCTGCCGCTGCTGGAAGCCACCGCCCACCAGGTCCCCGTCCTGGCCGCCGAACGCGATTTCGTGCGCGACGTGTGCGCGCCGGCCCAGACGTTCGATCCGGAGTCGGCGCGCTCCATCGCCGATGCCGTGCAGCGCTTCCTCCAGCAAGGTCAGGCCGGCGGCATCCAGGTCGAGTCGGCCGCCAGCGTGGTGCGGAGGCTGCTGGCCGCATGAGGGTGCTGATCCTCAGCCAGCATTTCTGGCCCGAGTCGTTCCGCATCAACCAGGTCGCTTCCGACCTGGTCGACGCAGGATGCCAAGTGACGGTCCTCACCGGGCAGCCGAACTACCCCGAGGGCAGCATCTACCCAGGCTACCGCGCAGGGGAAGTCCGGCGCGAACAGCGCGACCGGATCACGATCCATCGGGTTCCCCTGGTGCCGCGTGCGCGTGGCGGCGCCGTGCGCCTGGCAGCCAACTACTTGTCGTTCCTGCTGTCCGCCTGCGTTCTCGGCCCCTGGGTCCTGCGCGGGCAGCGCTTCGACGTCGTCTTCGTCTACGGCACGTCCCCCATCCTGCAGGCGATCGCCGGCGTCGTGCTCAAGGTGCTCAAGCGCGCACCCCTGGTCGTCTGGGTCCAGGACCTGTGGCCGGAAAGCCTGCGGGTCACGGGCTTCGTGCGCAATCGCCGCGCGCTCGCGGCCGTGGCACTGGTCGTGCGGTGGATCTACCGGCGCTCCGACCTGCTGCTCGTGCAGTCGCATGCATTCGAGGCGCCGGTGCGGGCGATGGCTGGCCGCACGCCCGTGGAATACCACCCCAACCCCGGCGAACCGGATGGCGCACCGCGTGCGGACGTGCCCGAGGTGCCGCTGGAGTCGGGCGCTTTCAACGTCGTCTTCGCGGGCAACCTGGGCACGGTGCAGGCGCTGCCCACGATCCTGGACGCGGCCGAGCGCCTGCAGTCACTGCGCGACCTGCGCATCGTCCTCGTGGGCTCCGGCAGCCGCTCCGCATGGCTGCAGGAGGAGGTGGCGCGACGCGGATTGTCGAACGTCCACCTGCCGGGCAAGTTCCCCACGGAGGCCATGCCCTCGTTGATGCAGCGCGCCTCGGCCCTGCTGGTGACCCTGGCGCGCGAGCCGATCCTCGCGCAGACAGTGCCCAGCAAGGTGCAGACCTACCTGGCCGCCGGCCGCCCGATCGTCGCGTGCCTCGACGGCGAAGGCGCCGCGATCGTGCGCGACAGCGGGGCCGGATTCGTTTGCGACGCCGAAGATGCGGCGGCATTGGCGGCAGCCATCCAACGCCTGCATGCAGCCTCCGACGCGGAACGGGCCGAACTCGGTGCATCCGGCCGCCGTTACTACCTGAATCATTTCGACCCCCGGCACCTCGCCGAAAGGCTGGCCCGCCGCATGGATCAGCTGAAAGCGGGTCGGC includes the following:
- a CDS encoding glycosyltransferase family 4 protein, which encodes MRVLILSQHFWPESFRINQVASDLVDAGCQVTVLTGQPNYPEGSIYPGYRAGEVRREQRDRITIHRVPLVPRARGGAVRLAANYLSFLLSACVLGPWVLRGQRFDVVFVYGTSPILQAIAGVVLKVLKRAPLVVWVQDLWPESLRVTGFVRNRRALAAVALVVRWIYRRSDLLLVQSHAFEAPVRAMAGRTPVEYHPNPGEPDGAPRADVPEVPLESGAFNVVFAGNLGTVQALPTILDAAERLQSLRDLRIVLVGSGSRSAWLQEEVARRGLSNVHLPGKFPTEAMPSLMQRASALLVTLAREPILAQTVPSKVQTYLAAGRPIVACLDGEGAAIVRDSGAGFVCDAEDAAALAAAIQRLHAASDAERAELGASGRRYYLNHFDPRHLAERLARRMDQLKAGRR